The Caloenas nicobarica isolate bCalNic1 chromosome 15, bCalNic1.hap1, whole genome shotgun sequence genome includes a region encoding these proteins:
- the L3MBTL1 gene encoding lethal(3)malignant brain tumor-like protein 1 isoform X2, with protein sequence MDSRAEMEVVRSTKGNAAGEVSVHVVTTESTVQSTHLPTTAFIIPANAATINLPTSTLEIQRFPREPQRSTGADRPERGAGSEPITATVIPQISGVQTCSTVRVLEWKDGVATLPGSNLRFRINEYGTLKVVSADKMPPVEAMKEGHTEKDGDSEVAPTSRDNPTVAQDVPEQTKLPTAESMYHCDTCGQRHVSDGAREGRGFCSEHCHQQFKERSVIVENSASSTNATEILKPVKKRKRKDYQSPSEEEYESEQMEEKQEEMKNSAEDSAISNLEADAWNGPQHGASEEKKEGWSWASYLEEQKAVAAPLDLFQDYQVASQHKNGFKVGMKLEGIDPQHPSMYFILTVAEVCGYRMRLHFDGYSECHDFWLNADSPDIHPAGWFEETGHKLQPPKGYKEEEFSWTNYLKITKAQAAPKHLFMVRNTHEAFPGFEVGMKLEAVDRMNPSLICVATVTDVVDNRFLVHFDNWDDTYDYWCDPSSPYIHPVGWCQEHGKPLTPPQDYPDPDNFTWEKYLKETGASAVPAWAFKVRPPHGFLVNMKLEAVDRRTPSFIRVASVEDVEDHRIKIHFDGWSHVYDFWIDADHPDIHPIGWCSKTGHPLQPPLRPKEPASSAHGGCPTLGCKSIPHTKSSKYSFHHRKCPTPGCDGSGHVTGRFTAHYCLSGCPLAEKNQGRLKADLSDTEASTRKRNMIGFPQRKKSRHHGRGRPPKYRKIQQEDFQAIASENMHQSLFMSALSAHPDRSLSLCWEQHCKLLPGVAGITATTVAKWTIDEVFSFVQTLTGCEDQAKLFKDEMIDGEAFLLLTQADIVKIMSVKLGPALKIYNAILMFKNADDTLK encoded by the exons ATggacagcagagcagagatggaggTTGTGAGAAGCACGAAGGGGAATGCTGCTGGGGAGGTCAGCGTCCATGTGGTCACCACTGAGAGCACTGTGCAGAGCACCCACCTGCCAACAACTGCCTTCATCATACCAG CAAATGCTGCTACCATCAACCTTCCCACGAGCACCTTAGAAATTCAGCGATTCCCCCGGGAACCACAGAGGAGCACAGGGGCCGACAGGCCGGAGAGGGGAGCGGGGAGTGAGCCCATCACAGCTACTGTCATTCCCCAGATCAGCGGGGTGCAGACCTGCAGCACAGTCCGTGTACTGGAGTGGAAAGATGGGGTGGCTACTTTGCCTGGGAGTAACCTGCGG TTTCGAATAAATGAGTACGGGACGCTGAAGGTAGTGAGTGCTGATAAGATGCCTCCAGTGGAAGCTATGAAGGAGGGTCATACAGAGAAAGATGGGGACTCAGAAGTGGCACCCACCAGCAGGGACAATCCTACTGTGGCTCAGG ATGTGCCGGAGCAGACCAAGCTGCCAACAGCAGAAAGCATGTACCACTGTGATACCTGTGGCCAGAGACATGTGTCAGATGGAGCCCGGGAAGGCAGGGGCTTCTGCAGTGAGCACTGTCACCAGCAGTTCAAAGAGAG GTCTGTCATTGTGGAAaactctgccagcagcaccaaTGCCACTGAAATCCTCAAGCCGGTGAAGAAACGAAAGAGGAAGGACTACCAGAGCCCTTCGGAGGAAGAATATGAATCTGAGCAAATG gaggaaaagcaggaagagaTGAAAAACTCTGCAGAAGACTCTGCCATCAGCAATCTGGAGGCTGATGCGTGGAATGGGCCTCAGCACG GTGCCAgtgaggagaagaaagaaggctGGTCTTGGGCGTCCTACTTGGAGGAGCAGAAAGCTGTCGCTGCCCCTTTAGATCTCTTCCAGGAT tACCAAGTAGCTTCGCAGCACAAGAATGGCTTTAAAGTGGGGATGAAGCTGGAGGGGATTGATCCGCAGCACCCATCTATGTACTTTATCCTGACAGTGGCTGAG GTTTGTGGTTACCGGATGCGCCTGCACTTTGATGGCTACTCTGAGTGCCATGATTTCTGGCTGAATGCTGACTCCCCTGACATCCACCCTGCTGGCTGGTTTGAGGAGACGGGGCACAAACTCCAGCCCCCAAAAG GTTATAAGGAAGAAGAATTCAGCTGGACAAACTACCTGAAGATAACGAAGGCTCAGGCAGCTCCTAAGCACCTCTTTATGGTCCGAAACACT caTGAGGCTTTCCCAGGCTTCGAGGTGGGCATGAAGCTCGAAGCTGTGGACCGCATGAACCCTTCCCTGATCTGTGTTGCCACAGTGACTGATGTGGTGGACAATCGCTTTTTGGTGCACTTTGACAACTGGGATGATACTTATGACTACTG GTGTGACCCCAGCAGTCCATACATCCACCCAGTTGGATGGTGTCAGGAGCATGGCAAACCCCTCACGCCTCCTCAAG ATTATCCTGACCCTGACAACTTTACCTGGGAAAAGTACTTAAAGGAAACAGGAGCATCTGCTGTCCCGGCTTGGGCCTTTAAAGTG CGCCCACCTCACGGCTTTCTGGTCAACATGAAGCTGGAGGCAGTGGACAGGAGGACTCCTTCCTTCATCCGAGTGGCTAGTGTGGAGGATGTGGAAGATCACAGGATAAAG ATCCATTTTGATGGCTGGAGCCATGTCTATGATTTCTGGATTGATGCGGATCATCCAGACATCCACCCCATAGGCTGGTGCTCAAAAACTGGACACCCACTGCAGCCTCCTCTCA GGCCAAAGGAACCAGCCTCCTCTGCCCATGGGGGCTGCCCAACCCTGGGTTGCAAGAGCATCCCTCACACCAAGAGCTCCAAGTACAGCTTTCACCACAG GAAGTGCCCCACGCCAGGTTGTGATGGGTCAGGACACGTGACTGGGAGATTCACGGCCCATTACTGCCTCTCAGGGTGCCCGCTGGCAGAGAAGAACCAGGGCAGGCTTAAGGCAGACTTGTCTGACACTGAGGCCTCAACTCGCAAGAGGAACATGATTGGCTTCCCTCAGCGAAAGAAGTCTCGGCACCATGGGAG AGGGCGACCTCCAAAGTACCGGAAGATCCAGCAAGAAGACTTCCAGG CTATTGCTTCAGAGAATATGCACCAATCGCTCTTCATGTCTGCCCTGTCTGCCCATCCTGACCGCTCCCTGTCactctgctgggagcagcactgCAAACTGCTGCCAGGTGTAGCTGGCATCACAGCAACTACAGTGGCCAAGTGGACCATTGATGAG GTCTTTAGCTTTGTTCAGACTCTGACGGGTTGTGAGGACCAAGCCAAGCTCTTCAAGGATGAG ATGATCGATGGTGAGGCATTCCTCTTGCTGACGCAGGCTGACATCGTCAAGATCATGAGTGTCAAGCTGGGCCCGGCACTCAAGATCTACAATGCCATCCTCATGTTCAAGAATGCTGATGACACcttaaagtga
- the L3MBTL1 gene encoding lethal(3)malignant brain tumor-like protein 1 isoform X1: protein MDSRAEMEVVRSTKGNAAGEVSVHVVTTESTVQSTHLPTTAFIIPANAATINLPTSTLEIQRFPREPQRSTGADRPERGAGSEPITATVIPQISGVQTCSTVRVLEWKDGVATLPGSNLRFRINEYGTLKVVSADKMPPVEAMKEGHTEKDGDSEVAPTSRDNPTVAQDVPEQTKLPTAESMYHCDTCGQRHVSDGAREGRGFCSEHCHQQFKERSVIVENSASSTNATEILKPVKKRKRKDYQSPSEEEYESEQMEEKQEEMKNSAEDSAISNLEADAWNGPQHGASEEKKEGWSWASYLEEQKAVAAPLDLFQDYQVASQHKNGFKVGMKLEGIDPQHPSMYFILTVAEVCGYRMRLHFDGYSECHDFWLNADSPDIHPAGWFEETGHKLQPPKGVVGYKEEEFSWTNYLKITKAQAAPKHLFMVRNTHEAFPGFEVGMKLEAVDRMNPSLICVATVTDVVDNRFLVHFDNWDDTYDYWCDPSSPYIHPVGWCQEHGKPLTPPQDYPDPDNFTWEKYLKETGASAVPAWAFKVRPPHGFLVNMKLEAVDRRTPSFIRVASVEDVEDHRIKIHFDGWSHVYDFWIDADHPDIHPIGWCSKTGHPLQPPLRPKEPASSAHGGCPTLGCKSIPHTKSSKYSFHHRKCPTPGCDGSGHVTGRFTAHYCLSGCPLAEKNQGRLKADLSDTEASTRKRNMIGFPQRKKSRHHGRGRPPKYRKIQQEDFQAIASENMHQSLFMSALSAHPDRSLSLCWEQHCKLLPGVAGITATTVAKWTIDEVFSFVQTLTGCEDQAKLFKDEMIDGEAFLLLTQADIVKIMSVKLGPALKIYNAILMFKNADDTLK, encoded by the exons ATggacagcagagcagagatggaggTTGTGAGAAGCACGAAGGGGAATGCTGCTGGGGAGGTCAGCGTCCATGTGGTCACCACTGAGAGCACTGTGCAGAGCACCCACCTGCCAACAACTGCCTTCATCATACCAG CAAATGCTGCTACCATCAACCTTCCCACGAGCACCTTAGAAATTCAGCGATTCCCCCGGGAACCACAGAGGAGCACAGGGGCCGACAGGCCGGAGAGGGGAGCGGGGAGTGAGCCCATCACAGCTACTGTCATTCCCCAGATCAGCGGGGTGCAGACCTGCAGCACAGTCCGTGTACTGGAGTGGAAAGATGGGGTGGCTACTTTGCCTGGGAGTAACCTGCGG TTTCGAATAAATGAGTACGGGACGCTGAAGGTAGTGAGTGCTGATAAGATGCCTCCAGTGGAAGCTATGAAGGAGGGTCATACAGAGAAAGATGGGGACTCAGAAGTGGCACCCACCAGCAGGGACAATCCTACTGTGGCTCAGG ATGTGCCGGAGCAGACCAAGCTGCCAACAGCAGAAAGCATGTACCACTGTGATACCTGTGGCCAGAGACATGTGTCAGATGGAGCCCGGGAAGGCAGGGGCTTCTGCAGTGAGCACTGTCACCAGCAGTTCAAAGAGAG GTCTGTCATTGTGGAAaactctgccagcagcaccaaTGCCACTGAAATCCTCAAGCCGGTGAAGAAACGAAAGAGGAAGGACTACCAGAGCCCTTCGGAGGAAGAATATGAATCTGAGCAAATG gaggaaaagcaggaagagaTGAAAAACTCTGCAGAAGACTCTGCCATCAGCAATCTGGAGGCTGATGCGTGGAATGGGCCTCAGCACG GTGCCAgtgaggagaagaaagaaggctGGTCTTGGGCGTCCTACTTGGAGGAGCAGAAAGCTGTCGCTGCCCCTTTAGATCTCTTCCAGGAT tACCAAGTAGCTTCGCAGCACAAGAATGGCTTTAAAGTGGGGATGAAGCTGGAGGGGATTGATCCGCAGCACCCATCTATGTACTTTATCCTGACAGTGGCTGAG GTTTGTGGTTACCGGATGCGCCTGCACTTTGATGGCTACTCTGAGTGCCATGATTTCTGGCTGAATGCTGACTCCCCTGACATCCACCCTGCTGGCTGGTTTGAGGAGACGGGGCACAAACTCCAGCCCCCAAAAG GGGTTGTAGGTTATAAGGAAGAAGAATTCAGCTGGACAAACTACCTGAAGATAACGAAGGCTCAGGCAGCTCCTAAGCACCTCTTTATGGTCCGAAACACT caTGAGGCTTTCCCAGGCTTCGAGGTGGGCATGAAGCTCGAAGCTGTGGACCGCATGAACCCTTCCCTGATCTGTGTTGCCACAGTGACTGATGTGGTGGACAATCGCTTTTTGGTGCACTTTGACAACTGGGATGATACTTATGACTACTG GTGTGACCCCAGCAGTCCATACATCCACCCAGTTGGATGGTGTCAGGAGCATGGCAAACCCCTCACGCCTCCTCAAG ATTATCCTGACCCTGACAACTTTACCTGGGAAAAGTACTTAAAGGAAACAGGAGCATCTGCTGTCCCGGCTTGGGCCTTTAAAGTG CGCCCACCTCACGGCTTTCTGGTCAACATGAAGCTGGAGGCAGTGGACAGGAGGACTCCTTCCTTCATCCGAGTGGCTAGTGTGGAGGATGTGGAAGATCACAGGATAAAG ATCCATTTTGATGGCTGGAGCCATGTCTATGATTTCTGGATTGATGCGGATCATCCAGACATCCACCCCATAGGCTGGTGCTCAAAAACTGGACACCCACTGCAGCCTCCTCTCA GGCCAAAGGAACCAGCCTCCTCTGCCCATGGGGGCTGCCCAACCCTGGGTTGCAAGAGCATCCCTCACACCAAGAGCTCCAAGTACAGCTTTCACCACAG GAAGTGCCCCACGCCAGGTTGTGATGGGTCAGGACACGTGACTGGGAGATTCACGGCCCATTACTGCCTCTCAGGGTGCCCGCTGGCAGAGAAGAACCAGGGCAGGCTTAAGGCAGACTTGTCTGACACTGAGGCCTCAACTCGCAAGAGGAACATGATTGGCTTCCCTCAGCGAAAGAAGTCTCGGCACCATGGGAG AGGGCGACCTCCAAAGTACCGGAAGATCCAGCAAGAAGACTTCCAGG CTATTGCTTCAGAGAATATGCACCAATCGCTCTTCATGTCTGCCCTGTCTGCCCATCCTGACCGCTCCCTGTCactctgctgggagcagcactgCAAACTGCTGCCAGGTGTAGCTGGCATCACAGCAACTACAGTGGCCAAGTGGACCATTGATGAG GTCTTTAGCTTTGTTCAGACTCTGACGGGTTGTGAGGACCAAGCCAAGCTCTTCAAGGATGAG ATGATCGATGGTGAGGCATTCCTCTTGCTGACGCAGGCTGACATCGTCAAGATCATGAGTGTCAAGCTGGGCCCGGCACTCAAGATCTACAATGCCATCCTCATGTTCAAGAATGCTGATGACACcttaaagtga
- the L3MBTL1 gene encoding lethal(3)malignant brain tumor-like protein 1 isoform X3, which produces MDSRAEMEVVRSTKGNAAGEVSVHVVTTESTVQSTHLPTTAFIIPANAATINLPTSTLEIQRFPREPQRSTGADRPERGAGSEPITATVIPQISGVQTCSTVRVLEWKDGVATLPGSNLRFRINEYGTLKVVSADKMPPVEAMKEGHTEKDGDSEVAPTSRDNPTVAQDVPEQTKLPTAESMYHCDTCGQRHVSDGAREGRGFCSEHCHQQFKERSVIVENSASSTNATEILKPVKKRKRKDYQSPSEEEYESEQMEEKQEEMKNSAEDSAISNLEADAWNGPQHGASEEKKEGWSWASYLEEQKAVAAPLDLFQDYQVASQHKNGFKVGMKLEGIDPQHPSMYFILTVAEVCGYRMRLHFDGYSECHDFWLNADSPDIHPAGWFEETGHKLQPPKGVVGYKEEEFSWTNYLKITKAQAAPKHLFMVRNTHEAFPGFEVGMKLEAVDRMNPSLICVATVTDVVDNRFLVHFDNWDDTYDYWCDPSSPYIHPVGWCQEHGKPLTPPQDYPDPDNFTWEKYLKETGASAVPAWAFKVRPPHGFLVNMKLEAVDRRTPSFIRVASVEDVEDHRIKIHFDGWSHVYDFWIDADHPDIHPIGWCSKTGHPLQPPLRPKEPASSAHGGCPTLGCKSIPHTKSSKYSFHHRKCPTPGCDGSGHVTGRFTAHYCLSGCPLAEKNQGRLKADLSDTEASTRKRNMIGFPQRKKSRHHGRGRPPKYRKIQQEDFQGYSAAYPSAGGE; this is translated from the exons ATggacagcagagcagagatggaggTTGTGAGAAGCACGAAGGGGAATGCTGCTGGGGAGGTCAGCGTCCATGTGGTCACCACTGAGAGCACTGTGCAGAGCACCCACCTGCCAACAACTGCCTTCATCATACCAG CAAATGCTGCTACCATCAACCTTCCCACGAGCACCTTAGAAATTCAGCGATTCCCCCGGGAACCACAGAGGAGCACAGGGGCCGACAGGCCGGAGAGGGGAGCGGGGAGTGAGCCCATCACAGCTACTGTCATTCCCCAGATCAGCGGGGTGCAGACCTGCAGCACAGTCCGTGTACTGGAGTGGAAAGATGGGGTGGCTACTTTGCCTGGGAGTAACCTGCGG TTTCGAATAAATGAGTACGGGACGCTGAAGGTAGTGAGTGCTGATAAGATGCCTCCAGTGGAAGCTATGAAGGAGGGTCATACAGAGAAAGATGGGGACTCAGAAGTGGCACCCACCAGCAGGGACAATCCTACTGTGGCTCAGG ATGTGCCGGAGCAGACCAAGCTGCCAACAGCAGAAAGCATGTACCACTGTGATACCTGTGGCCAGAGACATGTGTCAGATGGAGCCCGGGAAGGCAGGGGCTTCTGCAGTGAGCACTGTCACCAGCAGTTCAAAGAGAG GTCTGTCATTGTGGAAaactctgccagcagcaccaaTGCCACTGAAATCCTCAAGCCGGTGAAGAAACGAAAGAGGAAGGACTACCAGAGCCCTTCGGAGGAAGAATATGAATCTGAGCAAATG gaggaaaagcaggaagagaTGAAAAACTCTGCAGAAGACTCTGCCATCAGCAATCTGGAGGCTGATGCGTGGAATGGGCCTCAGCACG GTGCCAgtgaggagaagaaagaaggctGGTCTTGGGCGTCCTACTTGGAGGAGCAGAAAGCTGTCGCTGCCCCTTTAGATCTCTTCCAGGAT tACCAAGTAGCTTCGCAGCACAAGAATGGCTTTAAAGTGGGGATGAAGCTGGAGGGGATTGATCCGCAGCACCCATCTATGTACTTTATCCTGACAGTGGCTGAG GTTTGTGGTTACCGGATGCGCCTGCACTTTGATGGCTACTCTGAGTGCCATGATTTCTGGCTGAATGCTGACTCCCCTGACATCCACCCTGCTGGCTGGTTTGAGGAGACGGGGCACAAACTCCAGCCCCCAAAAG GGGTTGTAGGTTATAAGGAAGAAGAATTCAGCTGGACAAACTACCTGAAGATAACGAAGGCTCAGGCAGCTCCTAAGCACCTCTTTATGGTCCGAAACACT caTGAGGCTTTCCCAGGCTTCGAGGTGGGCATGAAGCTCGAAGCTGTGGACCGCATGAACCCTTCCCTGATCTGTGTTGCCACAGTGACTGATGTGGTGGACAATCGCTTTTTGGTGCACTTTGACAACTGGGATGATACTTATGACTACTG GTGTGACCCCAGCAGTCCATACATCCACCCAGTTGGATGGTGTCAGGAGCATGGCAAACCCCTCACGCCTCCTCAAG ATTATCCTGACCCTGACAACTTTACCTGGGAAAAGTACTTAAAGGAAACAGGAGCATCTGCTGTCCCGGCTTGGGCCTTTAAAGTG CGCCCACCTCACGGCTTTCTGGTCAACATGAAGCTGGAGGCAGTGGACAGGAGGACTCCTTCCTTCATCCGAGTGGCTAGTGTGGAGGATGTGGAAGATCACAGGATAAAG ATCCATTTTGATGGCTGGAGCCATGTCTATGATTTCTGGATTGATGCGGATCATCCAGACATCCACCCCATAGGCTGGTGCTCAAAAACTGGACACCCACTGCAGCCTCCTCTCA GGCCAAAGGAACCAGCCTCCTCTGCCCATGGGGGCTGCCCAACCCTGGGTTGCAAGAGCATCCCTCACACCAAGAGCTCCAAGTACAGCTTTCACCACAG GAAGTGCCCCACGCCAGGTTGTGATGGGTCAGGACACGTGACTGGGAGATTCACGGCCCATTACTGCCTCTCAGGGTGCCCGCTGGCAGAGAAGAACCAGGGCAGGCTTAAGGCAGACTTGTCTGACACTGAGGCCTCAACTCGCAAGAGGAACATGATTGGCTTCCCTCAGCGAAAGAAGTCTCGGCACCATGGGAG AGGGCGACCTCCAAAGTACCGGAAGATCCAGCAAGAAGACTTCCAGG GCTATTCTGCTGCCTACCCCAGCGCTGGGGGTGAATGA